One genomic window of Glycine soja cultivar W05 chromosome 9, ASM419377v2, whole genome shotgun sequence includes the following:
- the LOC114368547 gene encoding probable disease resistance protein At5g63020: MDFIGPVLELIIRMWDCCACVREFEENLSCLRDIASDLRGVWIDVSVRVEVAEAQYLRRLNEVNDWLDKVEAMQREVEAIQQKVSQVQETHSRCLGSFCPGNFPTSCWMGRVIAQKIGEIRELIDKGHFDVVAQEMPHALVDEIPLEATVGLESTFDELGACFDDNHVGVIGLYGMGGVGKTTLLKKFNNEFLPTAFYDVVVWVVVSKEADVGNVQQSILEKLKVPDGKWVGKAINERAIVLYNILKRKKFVLLLDDLWERIDLLKLGIPLPDTNNGSKVIFTTRSMEVCRYMEANRCIKVECLAPKAAFELFKEKVGEETLNSHPEIFHLAQIMAKGCEGLPLALITVGRPMARKSLPEWKRAIRTLKNYPSKFSGMVKDVYCLLEFSYDSLPSAIHKSCFLYCSIFPEDYDIREDELIQLWIGEGLLAEFGDDVYEARNQGEEIIASLKFACLLEDSERENRIKMHDVIRDMALWLACDHGSNTRFLVKDGASSSSAEAYNPAKWKEVEIVSLWGPSIQTFSGKPDCSNLSTMIVRNTELTNFPNEIFLTANTLGVLDLSGNKRLKELPASIGELVNLQHLDISGTDIQELPRELQKLKKLRCLLLNYICNRIVFPRSLISSLLSLQVFSKLPWEDQCILPDLREPEETVLLQELECLEFLQDISIALFCFSSMQVLQKSPKLQRFIRHLRVISHFNSMPHVILFSLLRKMQHLEVLSISISSSPSLVSDMKKESPSHDSMSECIPMSSKLTEHNYTVNLRELSLEGCGMFNLNWLTCAPSLQLLRLYNCPSLEEVIGEEFGHAVNVFSSLEIVDLDSLPKLRSICSQVLRFPCLKEICVADCPRLLKLPFDSSSARNSLKHINGQKNWWRNLKWEDEATRDLFRSKYVPFRSKIRRKN; the protein is encoded by the coding sequence ATGGATTTCATAGGGCCAGTGTTGGAGCTCATAATTCGCATGTGGGACTGTTGTGCCTGCGTCCGCGAGTTTGAAGAGAACCTTTCTTGTTTGAGGGACATAGCATCTGACCTTCGAGGTGTTTGGATTGATGTGAGTGTGAGGGTTGAAGTGGCTGAGGCACAGTACCTGAGGCGTCTGAATGAAGTGAATGATTGGTTGGATAAAGTTGAAGCCATGCAAAGGGAAGTCGAAGCTATTCAGCAGAAAGTTTCTCAAGTTCAAGAAACGCATAGTAGATGTTTGGGAAGTTTCTGTCCCGGGAATTTTCCAACTAGCTGCTGGATGGGAAGGGTTATAGCTCAAAAAATTGGCGAGATTCGTGAACTAATTGATAAAGGGCATTTTGATGTAGTGGCTCAGGAAATGCCACATGCTTTGGTAGATGAAATACCTCTAGAGGCCACAGTAGGTCTAGAATCAACCTTTGATGAACTTGGTGCATGTTTTGATGACAATCATGTTGGAGTTATTGGCTTGTATGGGATGGGGGGTGTAGGAAAGACAACCCTGCTCAAAAAGTTCAATAATGAGTTCCTTCCCACAGCATTCTATGATGTGGTCGTTTGGGTTGTGGTGTCTAAAGAAGCAGATGTAGGGAATGTTCAACAAAGCATACTGGAAAAATTAAAAGTTCCCGATGGTAAATGGGTTGGTAAGGCCATTAATGAGAGAGCTATTGTTTTATACAACATCTTGAAAAGGAAGAAGTTTGTGttgctgctagatgatttatgGGAGCGCATAGATCTTCTGAAGTTGGGGATTCCTCTTCCTGATACGAACAACGGATCTAAAGTGATATTCACAACGCGATCCATGGAGGTTTGCAGGTACATGGAAGCCAACAGATGTATCAAAGTAGAATGTTTAGCACCAAAGGCAGCATTTGAATTGTTCAAAGAGAAAGTGGGTGAAGAAACTCTCAACTCTCATCCTGAAATATTTCATTTGGCTCAAATTATGGCCAAGGGGTGTGAGGGACTTCCACTGGCTCTTATCACTGTTGGAAGACCTATGGCTAGAAAGTCTCTCCCTGAATGGAAACGAGCAATACGAACTTTGAAGAATTATCCATCAAAATTTTCAGGTATGGTTAAAGATGTCTATTGTTTGCTTGAATTTAGCTATGACAGTTTGCCAAGTGCCATACACAAGTCTTGTTTCTTGTACTGTTCCATCTTCCCTGAGGACTATGATATTAGAGAAGATGAACTCATTCAACTGTGGATTGGGGAAGGTCTCTTAGCTGAATTTGGTGATGATGTCTACGAAGCACGTAATCAAGGAGAAGAAATCATAGCAAGCTTGAAGTTTGCTTGTTTGTTGGAGGACAGCGAGAGAGAAAACAGGATTAAGATGCATGATGTGATCAGAGACATGGCTTTGTGGCTAGCATGTGATCATGGATCCAACACCAGGTTTTTGGTGAAAGATGGTGCAAGCAGCAGTTCAGCTGAAGCATATAATCCTGCAAAGTGGAAAGAAGTAGAGATAGTATCACTCTGGGGACCTAGCATTCAAACCTTCTCAGGAAAACCAGATTGCTCAAATCTCTCAACTATGATTGTCAGAAATACCGAGCTAACAAACTTTCCTAATGAGATCTTTCTGACTGCAAACACTCTTGGAGTGTTAGACTTGTCAggtaataaaagattaaaagaactACCTGCAAGTATTGGGGAGTTAGTTAACTTGCAGCATTTGGATATATCAGGTACTGATATACAAGAATTGCCAAGGGAGCTCCAGAAATTGAAAAAGTTGAGGTGCTTGCTGCTAAATTATATTTGCAATAGGATTGTCTTCCCGAGGAGTTTGATATCAAGTTTGTTGTCATTGCAAGTGTTTAGCAAATTACCTTGGGAAGATCAATGCATTCTTCCTGACTTAAGGGAGCCTGAGGAAACTGTTTTGTTGCAAGAATTGGAATGCTTGGAATTCCTTCAAGACATAAGCATTGCTCTCTTTTGCTTTTCTTCTATGCAAGTATTACAGAAATCTCCCAAATTACAAAGATTCATTAGACATCTGAGAGTAATTTCTCATTTCAATTCAATGCCACATGTTATATTATTCTCATTATTGAGAAAAATGCAACATCTAGAGGTTTTGTCCATATCAATTTCTTCATCTCCAAGTTTAGTTTCTGACATGAAAAAGGAGTCTCCATCGCATGATTCTATGTCTGAGTGTATTCCAATGAGTTCGAAGCTTACTGAGCATAATTATACTGTTAATCTTCGTGAGTTATCCCTTGAAGGGTGTGGCATGTTCAACTTGAATTGGCTCACTTGTGCTCCAAGCCTTCAGCTCCTTAGATTATACAATTGTCCCTCATTGGAAGAAGTCATAGGTGAAGAATTTGGACATGCAGTAAATGTTTTTTCGAGTCTTGAAATTGTTGATCTAGATTCTCTACCAAAGTTAAGGAGCATATGCTCACAAGTATTGCGATTTCCTTGTCTCAAGGAGATCTGTGTGGCAGATTGTCCAAGGCTGCTAAAGCTCCCTTTTGATTCCAGTAGTGCAAGGAACAGTCTGAAGCACATCAATGGACAAAAAAATTGGTGGCGTAATTTGAAGTGGGAAGATGAAGCTACAAGGGATCTCTTTCGTTCAAAATATGTACCTTTCCGTAGTAAAATTCGCCGAAAAAATTGA